The nucleotide sequence TCCGAGAGATTGAGGGTGGTGTCGAACGCACGAAAGTAGCGTACGTCGCCACGAATACCCACGCGATCCCCAGCAAAGAACACAGCACCGCCGCCCGCGTTCCACGCGAGCTCGTTACTGTGCACGCTACCGAGCCCGATGTCTCCAAGGATCGGGACGTCGGCGGAGAGCGAAAGGCGCATGAGACCGATACCTCCCGATCCGTACGGCTGCACGTTCCCGGTTGGCGCACGCACGAGCAGGTTGCCCATGATGGTCGTCATGCTGGCATCGATATCCAGGAGGGGAATTCCATCGAGCCCCTGTCCTGGCGTGAACCCGAGATCGAGCTCGCCGCTGACCACGCCGCCGCCCGCGACACTGACGCCCACCGTGGCTGCCGTGAGATCCCCAGTCGTACCGACGCCGGCAAATGGCGTTAACCAGAGCTGCGCATGCGCAGCGGTCGGCACCATGACGAGCGACAACGTGATCATCGTTCCGAGTAGTCGTGACATGTCCTATCCCCGGTGCGTTCGGCGAACGCGCCCTACCTCCAGCCCTGCACGCAGTAATTCCCAGGCGCGTGAGACGTGTGCTTCGGTCGTCCGCAGATGACCGATGGCGAGGCGCAGAGCAAGACGCCCGCCAATCCGCGTGTGAGAGAGAAACGCCTCGCCGGAAGCGTTCACCCGGTCCAGTAGCGCCGCGTTGAAGGCGTCCAGCGCCTCGTCGCGGTCCGCTCGAGCGGCTTCCGCGAGTGTGCGTGGTACGGCGCGGAAGCAGACAACACTCAACGGCACCGGTGCGAGCCGCTCGAAGTCGGGATGGCCATCCACCCACGACGCGAACCGCCGCGCCAATCGCACGTGCTCGGCCAGCCGCGCGCGAATGCCAGCCGCACCGAAGTAGCGCAGGACGAACCACAGCTTGAGCGCACGGAACCGGCGTCCGAGCTGGATACCGGTGTCCATCAAGTTGCGCGCCGCGCCGGCTTCGCGCGTCTGCAGGTACTCGGGCGTCAGCGAGAACGCCGTTCGTACCAGATCCATGCGACGGCAGTAACAGGCGCTGAGATCGAACGGAGTGAAGAGCCACTTGTGCGGGTTGAGCACGACCGAGTCGGCCCGCTCGACGCCGTCGAAGATCCACGCGCAGTCCGGCACCATCGCTGCGGGCCCTCCGTACGCGGCGTCGACGTGCAGCCACACGCGCTCGCTCTCGCACACATCCGCAATTGCCGCCACCGGATCGACACTCGTCGTCGACGTCGTGCCAACCGTGGCGACGACGGCCATTGGCATCACACCGCGCGCGCGATCGGTGCGAATGACATCGGCAAGGGCGGCGGGACGCATGCGAAACGCGGCATCGACCGGAATCTTCCGGAGACCGTCACGTCCAAGTCCCAGGAGCAGCACCGCCTTGTCGATCGAGGAGTGCGCTTCTTCCGAGCAGTAGACGCGGAGCGACGGTAAGTCGCGCCCAGCCAGCCCACTCACCGTGATCTCGGGAACCGCCGCCTCGCGCGCCGCGGCCAACGCATGAAGGCTGGAGACGGACGCGGTGTCGTAGATGACGCCTTCGAACGTCGGTGGCAGCTGCACCAGCGACCGGAGCCACCCGAGAACCACTTCCTCGAGCTCCGTCGCTGACGGAGAGGTTCGCCAGAGCATGGCCTGCTGGTTGAGGGCTGCAGCCAGTAACTCTGCGAGCACGCCTGGACCGCTTGCCGAGATCGCGAAGTACGCAAAGAAGCCCGGATGGTTCCAGTGCGTCAGACCGGGCACGATCACTCGCTCGAAGTCCGCGAGGATCTCGTCGATGGACTCACCTTCTTGTGGTGCCTCCTCCGGCAGCGCCGCCCGGATCTCGCCGGGCCGAACGCGCGGCAGAATCGGGTACCGCTCACTCTCCTCGAGGTATCGGGCCACCCAGTCGACCAGCGCGTGGCCTGCTCGCCGAAAGCTCTCTGGGTCCATGTCGCCGTGGGGAAGCGCTGGCGATGCGGCCGCGCCGCCTGCGTGGGTGGAGGGCTCGGTCATGGGAGGCGCGTGAGGGCTCGGGACACCCCGGTAGTATACGGGAGGGGTGAGCGGCAGGCCACGTGGGGCAAGGGACCAAGGGGTCAAGGGATCGAGGAATCAAGGAGTCAAGGGATCAAGGAATCAAGGGATCAAGGGGTCAAGGGGTCAAGGGGTCAAGGGATCAAGGAATCAAGGGATCAAGGAATCAAGGAGTCAAGGGATCAAGGAATCAAGGGGTCAAGGGCTGGAGCACACCTCTTACGTCGCTACCCTGCCTTGTCTGTCCCTCGATCCCTCGATCCCTCGATCCCTTGGTCCCTCGATCCCTTGGTCCCTCGATCCCTTGGTCCCTTGGTCCCTTGGTCCCTTGACCCCTTTCCCTAGTATTCGACCTCGATGGTAAACGGTTCGGTCAGCCGTACGGTGACGTTGGATCCAGCTCGCAAGACCGCTGGCTCCGCCCGCTGGGACATGGCGGCCGCCGTACCGCCCCCGGCGCCCGCTGCCGCACCGATCGCCGCACCCTTGCCGCCACCGAGAATAGCCCCCAAGATCGCGCCACCGACGGTGGCGCCACCGATCTTTGCCGTGCTCTTGTCCGATGAGGACGTGCCGTCGCGGTAGATCGTCTCCGTGCGCAGCGGAACCTCGGTGCCATCGTCCAGCACCACCGTGTGGAAGCGTACGCCGAGGCGCGCACCCCCTTTTAGCCGACCGCCGCGATCGACCTCGACGACCGAGCCGCGGAGCTCGGTTCCTGCCGGAATGGCGACGAGATCACCCACGAGGACGTCGCGCGTAGCACGAGCTTCTACCCGATCTTCGACCTCTGCGGTGGCGCTCGAGATTGTGTTCTCGATGCGGAGTCCCACAACGGCGTCCGGCTCGACGGTGACGTTCTCTCTCTGGGGCAAGCGTGGACTGATGAGCCCCTCTGGCTGCTCGAGAACGGCAACAGTCTCGGCGGAAGACGCAACCGGCTCGGCGCTCCGGCTCTCTACTGGTAGCGCTGCCGGGCTCGCGGCGGGCTCCTCCGAGCTGTCGGGCCGGTCTGGGACGTCATCAATGGGCGCGCTGACGGGGGCCGAGTCACGCTCCGTGGCGCGCGCGGTCTCGCGGCTGGGCTCGGTGCGAGCGCTTGCCGGCGGAGTCGTCGCCTCCACCTCTGGTTGCCGGCGAGTGGCCCTTTCGCGATCCGAACGGGTGGTCCGGGGCGCTTCTTCAACTGCTGCCGCGCTCGGTTCCACGCCGCCAGGGTCGGCGGAAGGCGCCGCGGGGTCACTCTCCTCCGCAGACGAGGCATCCTGCTGGAGATCGATCAGCGTGCCGTCGGTAGCCGCTTCGTCCGAAGCGACGGCGTCTGGCGTCGAAGTCGCAGACGAGGGTCCAGGCGCGGCAGCGACGGGTGCCGACTGCGCCACGTGGCGCGTGGCCATATAGCTGCCCAGTCCAGCCGCCGTCACGCACCCGACAATGAGACCAGCAATCAGGACGGGTCGAGACATTGGTCGTCCTCCGAAGTATAGTGACGCAAGAGATGTGCCGGTGCTATCCGGGCCAGGTCCTATGGCTGACCTTGAACCCTCGAGAGCTCGGAACTTGATGCATTTAACGCAAGTTTTCGGGGCTCGAAGATGGTAGGGCGCGTCAGCCTCCCGCGCCGCTACGGCCGCCTCGGCGAGGCGGCCCTACCTAGGACTCTGACCTCCTTGGTCGCCACACTGTGGTTCAGCTCTTCACCTACCGGGGACACTATGTCCACTCGAAGAAACTCGGGAATCAGGACTCAGGAAACAAGAATCGGGAATCAGGAGAGGCCTGCCCAGCCGAAGGTCGGAACGGGGCTTGCCTAGCCGTAGCTTGCCGAAGACGAGCGAAGGCTGGTGCGCTGATTGCATCTGGGCCCAACATGATCAGGCTTCAACGCGCTTCGTGGAGACGCGTGAGCCGAACGCTCGCGTCGGCAGTGGTGACCCTGTTGCTGCTCGCGGCACCAGCGAGTGCGCTGACACTTGCCGAGATCATCGAGCTCAGCAAGACTGGGGTGAGCGAGGAGGTGCTGGTTGCCCTCATCGAGGTGGATGGCACCGCCTGGGATCTGACACCGCAGCAGGTTGTCGAGCTGACAGAGGCAGGCGTGAGCGAGCGAGTTCTGCTCGCGATTATCGACTCTGGCCGCGGTCGGCCAGTGCCCATCGCCGAGGAGCCGCTGGCGCCCGAAGAACCAGTCTACGACGCTCCGCAGGTCACAATCGTTCCCGCAGCTCCCCAGCCGGCGCCCTCGCCAGAAGAGCTCTTCTACGTCGACGCGCCAGGGACCGCCATTGTCGTCGAGCAGTATGAGACCCTCGTCCCAGTGCCGGTGTTCGTGGACCTGCCCGATCAGCGCCAGAAGCGGCACCCCCATCGAGCTCCGCCCGACTCGAAGGTGCGTTCCATCGATGAGCGGCCTCGCCATGCACGCGACGACGCATCGCAGCAGCACGGCGACCGCCCAGGGCGGCGTGGTGAGCTACCCAAGGAGCGATGGGCAAGGGATCTACCACGGCCGGGGATTCCTGCATCCGAGCAGCCTCGTTATCGGGATCACAGCCGAGATCTCGGTGCCCGCGACCTGCGTGCCTTACAGCGGGCGCATCTCGACAAGAGCTCGAACGATCGTTCCTCATCAGATGCCGCTCGCTCCCGGTCCGATTCTGACTCGGACCGCAAGCCTGGCTCCAGGCGCCCCCGGTGAGCCGATTGGGTAGGGCCGCCTCGCCGAGGGGGCCGTTGTTTCGCCGCGGCGTCCTGACGGCGCGTTCGGCGCCACATGAGAGCCAAGCCGCTGCAGCCCCCGCTTTCCTCCATAGCCGCATAAAATGACTGGTCGATGGTGAGCAGTCGCGGGATCCGCCGCCGTCCGGATACGAGCATCGTGAAGGGCACGACCGACGTTGTCGTCATCGGCGCAGGTGTGATTGGCTGCGCCGCAGCCTACGAAATTGCCCGGCGCGGGCTGAAGGTCCACGTCTTTGAGACCCGCGCTCCGGGAGCAGGGGCCTCGCAGGCTTCGGCCGGCGTCCTCGCACCCTACATCGAGGCGGAGTCACATAGCCCCCTCGAGGCACTGGGTGTGCGGAGCTTGGCGCTATTCGACGAGTTTCTGTCACGGGTGGCGACCGATGCGGGACAAGCGGTCCCGTACGTCCGCGACGGCACGCTGGAGGTGGCCACAGATGAAGCTGGCGTGTCGCAGCTCGAACGATCGTGGCGAACCCTCCAAAGCGTGGGCGTCGAGTGCGAGCTACTCACTGCGAGCGAGCTGCGAGAGCGGGAGCCAGCCATCGGTCCCCTCGCGCAGAGAGGGCTGCTGATTCCGACGCATGGGGCAGTCTCGGTACGCGATCTGGTCAGCGCGCTCGTTAGCGCTGCACAAGCACGCGGCGTCACCTTCGACGAAGCGTGCACCGTACGTCGCGTCGCGCCCGGGCCCGGGCCCGAGGCCGAGGTCGAGACGGACCGCGGCGTCCTGCGGGCACAGAGCGTCATCGTTGCCGCCGGCGCGTGGGGCGGTGGCGTGCCCGTGGAGCACGGAGGAGACGTTCCGGTCCGACCCGTGCGAGGCCAATTGCTCTCGCTCGCGAATGTTTCGACCGCGCCAGGGCGTGTTGTTTGGGCACCTGACTGCTACTGCGTTCCGTGGCCCCGCGGCCGCCTGCTCGTCGGCGCGACCGTGGAGGATGCGGGATTCAACGAGCGTGCGACCCTTGGCGGCGTTCGGCACTTGGCGGCAGCCGTGAGTCGTCTCTTTCCGAGCTTGGAGCATGCAGAGCTGGAGGGCGTGCGCGTCGGGCTTCGGCCGAGCTCGCCCGATGGGCTCCCCATTGTGGGCCCGTCACGGCAACTGCGTTGGCTGATCTATGCGACGGGTCACTACCGCAACGGCATTCTCCTTGCACCGTTGACAGCGCACGTCGTTGCCGATCTCATCGCAAGTGGCCGCGAGGATCCAATGCTCGAGGTAACCTCCCCCGCACGCCTCGGGCTATGACCGCAAAAAGGAACCGGGTATCTTTTCGCGCCCGAAAAGGTACCCGGTTCCATTTCTGGGAGAAGACGACATGCGACTGAGCGACGCCGAAATCGGTGAGCACCTGCGGGAACTTCCCGGCTGGAGCCGCAGGGGAGAAGCGCTCGAGAAGCAGCTGACGTTCGCGTCGTTCCCCGACGCGATCGCGTTTGTGACACGGCTCGCGTTCCGCGCGGAGGCCGTCGATCATCATCCTGATCTCTCGATCAACTATCGCCGCGTGACCGTCGGCTACTCGACGCACAGCGAGGGAGGTGTCACGCTGAAAGACATTGAGGGAGCCCGACACGCCGAGGAGTTGGCGGCGCGCTGGACCACATCCTAGTGTGCTGTCTCGCCGAGGTGGCCGTTCTCTCACCGAGGCGTCTGCCACGGTGCGTTCGGCGAACGCACCCTACCTTTCTGTTGGCTGCTTGCCGCCAGTCCGTGACTCGACTATAGTGGCCGGATATTCTGCGACGCCCATGAGTAAGGATCACGTTTCCTAGCCCAGCCCTCGAGTAGCAACATGGGCACGGCGACGCGCGCACGGGCCATATCGCGCGTCGCAGGCGCCCGAGAACGTCGGGGACTAGTTCTCAACCTCGCCCACCTTCAGGAGGAGTGATGAGCCGCGCCCCTTCCGCCCTCTGTACTATTCTGACGCTGGCGATGGCCGGTCCGGTTTGGGCACAGGATGACGCCCAAGCCGGCGGCACGCGCCAACCCACGGCCGAGGTCCTGGATCCAACGGCGGTTCAGCAGCTAGCCGCCGAGGCTGGCGGCGCCGACCGCGTAAGCATCAATCGCGCCACGGGCACCGCGCGCTTCGTTCGCGCTCGTCGTGCGGTTCAGTTGGGGTTGGATCAGCAACAGCGCGGCCCCGAGGCCGCGACGAGTGCCGGCCGTCACGGCCGCGTGATGGCATTTCTCGACAGACATGCGCGTGCGTTTGGCCTCGCCAATCCGCGCACCGAGCTCGGGCTGTTGAGCACGGTGCCGAACAGGCGCGGGGACGAGCATCTGACCTATCAGCAGACGTACCGCAATCTTCCTGTGTTCGGCGCCACTTTCAAGGCGCACTTCGATGCGGCAGACAACCTCACGGCCGTGAACGGCGCCATCGTGCCGGAGATCAGCGTTGATCCAACGCCCACACGGACCGCAGACGAGGCGGCGCGCGTCGCGGTCGGCGTGGTTGCCGCCGGGCATGAGGACGCAGGCGTCGCCGTACAGCACACGCGCCTGCTCGTATTTCGCGAGGGGCTTCTCAAGGGCGTGCCAGGACCGAATCGCCTAGCCTGGGAAGTGGAAGTCGGCAACCGACGAGACATCCGCGAGTTTCTCTACGTCGACGCACATACAGGGAAGATCATCGACCAGATCACCGGCATTCACGATGATCTCGTTCGCCGCGCCTACGACGGGCGCAGCCTGGCCAGGGTGCCACCCGAGTATCCCGACTCGCCATTCTGGGTCGAAGGGGATCCCTTTCCCACGTCCTCCACCGAGGCGGACAACATGATCATCGCTTCGAAGGAAACCTACGACTTCTTCCTCGAGGCGTTCGGCCGCGATTCATTCGACGGCGCCGGCGCCGTGATGGACTCGATCTTCAACCGAGGATACAGCTGTCCCAACGCGTCGTGGAATGGCGTGTTCATCTCGTTTTGTCCGGGGTTCACGACCGACGACATCACGGCGCACGAGTGGGCCCACGCCTACACACAGTACACACACAATTTGATCTACCAGTGGCAGCCGGGTGCGCTCAACGAGGCCTACTCGGACATCTGGGGCGAGGTCGTCGACCTGCTGAATGAGCGTGGCACGGACGAGCAGAGCGTGCGCCGCGCCACCGGCTGTTCCGAGTTTCAGATCTTCCCACCGAAAGTCACGGTCAATTCACCCGAGGCAATTGCCGGCGACTACCCGGCCGCGGCCGCGGCGTTCGGGCCGCCGCTCCGCGACACGATCACCGGCGACCTGGCGCTCGTAAGCGATGGGGCGGGCGCGTCGCCCACTGACGCCTGCGAGCCAATTGTCAACACCGACACGATTGCCGGAAACATCGCGCTCATCGACCGCGGAAATTGCGACTTCGTTGTCAAGGTCAAGAACGCTCAGGATGCCGGCGCGAGCGCTGCCATCGTCGCCAACAATCTCGATGACTCGCTCATCTTCATGGGCGGTGCCGACCCGACGATCACGATCGCTTCGGCGTTCGTCGGCTTGACCACCGGCCAGCAGTTCAAGGCTCACCTGGGCGACGTCGTCAATGTGACGCTGCTGCCAGAGCCGCCGAGCCCGATCATCGATTCTTCCGTGCGGTGGCTGATGGGCGAGGATCTCAATGGGCTGCCGGGGACGGGCGGAATTCGCGACATGTGGACGCCCACCTGCATGGGGCAGCCTGCCAAGGTGTCGGATACGGAATATTTCTGCCAAGAGCTCGATAACGGTGGTGTGCACTTCAACTCCGGTATTCCCAATCACGCCTTTGCGTTGCTCGTGGACGGCGGCGTGTACAACGATCAGAACGTCGCGTCGATTGGGCTCACCAAGGCTGCGCATCTCTACTACCGCGCGCAGACTGTCTACCAGGTGCCGACGACCAACTTCGCCGATCATGCGGACGCGCTCGATGCCGCGTGCACGGATCTGATTGGAGAGCAGCTGACCGATCTGAAGACCGGCGAGCCCGTCCCAGACACGCTCAGCGCGGCTGACTGCGAGCAGGTGGCAAAGGCGATGGTAGCCGTCGAGATGCAGCGCGAGCCGACGCAATGCAACTTCCAGCCGCTTCTCGCAAAAGATCCGCCGGATCGTTGTGGGGCGGACACGACCAAGGTCAATCTATTCTTCGACGACTTCGAGCGAGATCCGAGCCGCCGGTGGAGCGTCAGCCACGCACCAGTCGCACCGGCCGATTTCACGGAGCGAGACTGGGAGTGGACGAGCGAGATCCCGGATGGGCGCGAGGGCTCGGCGTTCTTTGCGGTCGACTTTCAGGGCGGGACCTGCGAGCCAGGTGGCGACGAATCCGCGGTGCTGCATCTCCAGAGCCCGTCCATCAGGATCCCTAGTGGCGTGGCCGACCCTCTCGTCACCTTCCGTCATTGGATTGGCTCAGAGGAGGGCTGGGACGGCGCCAATGTCAAGGTCAGTGTCAACGGCGGACCATGGCAGCTCGTCGCGCCGACCGACTTCACCTTCAACGCATACAAGACGACGCTACAGCCCGTCGCGGCAGGCAACACGAATCCAATGGCCGGTCAGCCTGCCTGGACGGGGGCCGATGAGGGAGGATTCACAGGCTCGTGGGGACGGTCGCATCTGCGCCTGGCGAGCTACGCGGGGCCGGGAGACACCGTCCGTCTTCGCTTCGATTTCGGCACGGACGGCTGTACTGGAACCTTCGGCTGGTACGTGGACGATGTCACCGTCCATGCGTGCACGTCGAACGCGCTCCCAACGGTCGACGTCGGCGACGCGAGCAAGGTGGAGGGCACCCGAGGCCTCACGCCCGCAACGTTTACCCTCAAGCTGTCACACGCCTACGCACGGCCCGTGATCGTTCGCTATCGGATCGCGGACGGCACGGCGCAATCGCCGCGCGACTATCTATCGATCGACAAGATCTTCCCGTTCGTGGTCGTGCCGCCGCTCAGCATCGCCGCGCGCGTGCCGCTGGCGCTCATCGGCGATCATGTCTCCGAGCCGGACGAGACGTTTAGCATCAGGCTGAAAGATGCCAAGAACGGTGTAATCGGCAAGGCGTCTGGCGTCTTCACCATCATCGATGACGACGGGCCCAACTTGTCGACAAACGAAAACAGCCCTGGGCTGTCCCCGTCTTCATCGATTCGTTGAGCAGGCGCCACGGACAACGGGCCAGAGGGCAGCCAGCGCCTCGTGCACGGTGGCAACACCGGCCGGGGCGCCGGCGGGCTCGGCGCTGTCCGCGGTCCAGGAGGAGACCAGTTGCTCCTCTCCCGCGGCGCTGGACGCTCGCGTAACCCTGAGATTCCACTGAAGCTGATCACAGCAGGGCGCTGGCTTGCTCTTGAGCACGCCAGCGCGCCAATGCTCCTGCGCGATGTTCGTCACGGCGCCGTCGAGCGCCGCGATTTGCGACATCGTCAACTTCGTCGTGCAGGCTGTCTGGGTGCCGAGTTGCAGTAACTCGGCCGTGCCGTCGGAGCTGACCGCGACGCCCCCGGTGCCCTTGCCCGTGATGCCACCGCTCGAAACCAGCTCCGCTCGCCAGTGACCCGTGGCGCTCCCGTCCGGCGCCGGGGGATCCTGTCCAGCGCTTGGCATGTTGACAATCGAGAAGAGAAGGAGCGTGCCAACCGTGCTTCGTTCGAGGTGCCCCAGCATTCCAGCTTCAATCCTGACGTCTCGCACGACAAAATGCAAAAGGACGAGGATGCGGCGGCCCTACCCCAGATTCCGGCTCGTGTCGTAGACTCGTCGCATGTCGCCGCGTCGCCTTCGGCTTGCGCTCGTTCTCTCCCCCCTCCTCACCGGCTGTGTGGCGGCTCCAGCGCCGGCCCAGTCTGCTGTCGACCCGCAAGTGCTGGCTCGTGCCTGGGACGCCGAGCGCTTACCTTTGCCACCGGCGCCGCTAGTGCGTCACGCGGACGTCCTCCGTCTCATCGAGCAGTTGAAGACCGCCGACGGGAGCCTGTTCCAGGTCGAACGGATTGGAGCGTCCGTCGAAGATCGGAGCCTGAACCACATCTGGTTCGGGAACGGGCCGTTGCACGTGTTGCTCTGGTCGCAGATGCATGGCGATGAGCCGACTGCGACCAGTGCGTTGTTCGACGTGTGCACCTACATTGCCCGCCATCGCGTTGAGCCGCACGTGGCGCAGATCCTCGAACGTCTGACGGTTCACATGGTGCCCATGGTCAATCCGGACGGAGCTGAGCGTTGGACACGCCGGAATGCCCAGGGCCTCGACATCAATCGCGATGCGGCGCTGCTTCAATCACCTGAGGCGCGCGCGCTCAAGGCGCTTCGGGATCGGCTCGAACCGGCGGTCGGGTTCAATCTGCACAATCAGAACTGGCGGACCTCGGTGGGAGCGCCGCCGCAGCCGGCCGCCATCTCGTTGCTCGCCGTCGCGTCAGACGAGGCGCTCAGTGACACGCCGCAGCGCGTGCTTGCCAAGAAGACGGCGGCGGTCGTGAGACAGGCCATCGAGCCCTTTGCTCGAGGCCAGATCGGCCGCTACGACGAGACGTTCAACGTCCGGGCGTTCGGCGACAACTTCTCTCGCGCAGGCACCGGCGTCGTGCTCATCGAGACGGGGCCGTGGCCCGGACCCGAGCCTGATCGTGCGCTCGTCCGGATCAATTTCGTGGCGATCTTCTCTGCCCTCGAGGCGTTGGCCTCCGGCTCGGTCGATCGCGCGGACCCCGAGCTCTATACCACGCTGCCCGAGAACGACTCGAATCTCTTTCACACGATCGTGAAAGGCGGAACGATTTGGCCCGGCACTGGTGTCGCGCCGTTCAAGGGCGACATCGGCCTCGGCGCCACGCGCGTTGTCCGCCAAACGAAGGCCGGTCGCGAAATCCAGTGGGTGTCGAGTATTCAGGAGCTTGGAGACATGCGGGTCTACGGCGCCCTGGAGACGATCGACGCGGAAGGACTCGTGGTTGCTCCTCGAATTACCGACGCAGACATCGGGCAAGTCATCAGCCTACCCGAGGCGTCACCCGCGAGCCCGAGCAACGGAGATTCGAGTGAACCCTCCGAGCGCGGACCCGCGAGCCGGCCCTTCATCGGCCTCGGCCAGCCCGCGGAGCTGCTCCTCCTCGAGCCGCAGAGCACGCCTGGCCGGTATCGTGTGCGGCAGATCGTGGTGGTTGGTCCTTGACCGACAGTTCCCGCTCAACGTGCTCCACTGGCATCACCATTGGGTCCCTCCGCAATCTCAGCGCCAGAAGGTTACGCAGGCGTCGAATGGTTTCTTCGTGATGACCGGGACCTCCACATCTTCGGCCGGATAGCCGACAACGAGCAAGAGAAATGGACGTTCGTGGGATGGCCGGCCGAGAATCGTATTGAGAAAGCCCATGGGGCTCGGTGTGTGCGTGAGCGACACCAAGCCAGCATGGTGTACAGCCGCGATGAGCAGGCCGGTCGCCAGGCCAACCGATTCCTGGACGTAGTAGTGCTTCACTCGGCGGCTGTCGGACAGCACGCCGTAGGTCTCGGCGAAGATCGCGATCAGGTGCGGTGCGGCTTCGAGGAAGGGCTTGCGCCAATCGGTGCCGAGCGCCGCGAGGGCATCGAGCCACTCCTGCGGTGCCCGCTTCTCGTAGAACTCCCGTTCTTCGGCCTCTGCGGCCTCGCGGATCCGCCGCTTCGTGCTGGCATCGCTGACGACGACGAAGTGCCACGGCTGCATGTTCGCACCGCTAGGTGCCGTCAGCGCCGCGCAGAGGCACTGCTCGATGACAGCACGTGGGACGGCCCGTTCCGAAAAGTGGCGCACGGTCCGCCGCTGGCGCATGTCTTCGTAGAACGCCCGCGCGCGCCGC is from Luteitalea sp. and encodes:
- a CDS encoding outer membrane beta-barrel protein, which translates into the protein MSRLLGTMITLSLVMVPTAAHAQLWLTPFAGVGTTGDLTAATVGVSVAGGGVVSGELDLGFTPGQGLDGIPLLDIDASMTTIMGNLLVRAPTGNVQPYGSGGIGLMRLSLSADVPILGDIGLGSVHSNELAWNAGGGAVFFAGDRVGIRGDVRYFRAFDTTLNLSDFTDFDIDDIPLPGFDFWRLTGGVTFRF
- a CDS encoding amino acid decarboxylase, with product MDPESFRRAGHALVDWVARYLEESERYPILPRVRPGEIRAALPEEAPQEGESIDEILADFERVIVPGLTHWNHPGFFAYFAISASGPGVLAELLAAALNQQAMLWRTSPSATELEEVVLGWLRSLVQLPPTFEGVIYDTASVSSLHALAAAREAAVPEITVSGLAGRDLPSLRVYCSEEAHSSIDKAVLLLGLGRDGLRKIPVDAAFRMRPAALADVIRTDRARGVMPMAVVATVGTTSTTSVDPVAAIADVCESERVWLHVDAAYGGPAAMVPDCAWIFDGVERADSVVLNPHKWLFTPFDLSACYCRRMDLVRTAFSLTPEYLQTREAGAARNLMDTGIQLGRRFRALKLWFVLRYFGAAGIRARLAEHVRLARRFASWVDGHPDFERLAPVPLSVVCFRAVPRTLAEAARADRDEALDAFNAALLDRVNASGEAFLSHTRIGGRLALRLAIGHLRTTEAHVSRAWELLRAGLEVGRVRRTHRG
- the thiO gene encoding glycine oxidase ThiO, whose protein sequence is MVSSRGIRRRPDTSIVKGTTDVVVIGAGVIGCAAAYEIARRGLKVHVFETRAPGAGASQASAGVLAPYIEAESHSPLEALGVRSLALFDEFLSRVATDAGQAVPYVRDGTLEVATDEAGVSQLERSWRTLQSVGVECELLTASELREREPAIGPLAQRGLLIPTHGAVSVRDLVSALVSAAQARGVTFDEACTVRRVAPGPGPEAEVETDRGVLRAQSVIVAAGAWGGGVPVEHGGDVPVRPVRGQLLSLANVSTAPGRVVWAPDCYCVPWPRGRLLVGATVEDAGFNERATLGGVRHLAAAVSRLFPSLEHAELEGVRVGLRPSSPDGLPIVGPSRQLRWLIYATGHYRNGILLAPLTAHVVADLIASGREDPMLEVTSPARLGL
- a CDS encoding 4a-hydroxytetrahydrobiopterin dehydratase, with product MRLSDAEIGEHLRELPGWSRRGEALEKQLTFASFPDAIAFVTRLAFRAEAVDHHPDLSINYRRVTVGYSTHSEGGVTLKDIEGARHAEELAARWTTS
- a CDS encoding peptidase M14, which translates into the protein MSPRRLRLALVLSPLLTGCVAAPAPAQSAVDPQVLARAWDAERLPLPPAPLVRHADVLRLIEQLKTADGSLFQVERIGASVEDRSLNHIWFGNGPLHVLLWSQMHGDEPTATSALFDVCTYIARHRVEPHVAQILERLTVHMVPMVNPDGAERWTRRNAQGLDINRDAALLQSPEARALKALRDRLEPAVGFNLHNQNWRTSVGAPPQPAAISLLAVASDEALSDTPQRVLAKKTAAVVRQAIEPFARGQIGRYDETFNVRAFGDNFSRAGTGVVLIETGPWPGPEPDRALVRINFVAIFSALEALASGSVDRADPELYTTLPENDSNLFHTIVKGGTIWPGTGVAPFKGDIGLGATRVVRQTKAGREIQWVSSIQELGDMRVYGALETIDAEGLVVAPRITDADIGQVISLPEASPASPSNGDSSEPSERGPASRPFIGLGQPAELLLLEPQSTPGRYRVRQIVVVGP
- a CDS encoding nitroreductase family protein, with the translated sequence MATPRFERLSTWREYPPDEMERRARAFYEDMRQRRTVRHFSERAVPRAVIEQCLCAALTAPSGANMQPWHFVVVSDASTKRRIREAAEAEEREFYEKRAPQEWLDALAALGTDWRKPFLEAAPHLIAIFAETYGVLSDSRRVKHYYVQESVGLATGLLIAAVHHAGLVSLTHTPSPMGFLNTILGRPSHERPFLLLVVGYPAEDVEVPVITKKPFDACVTFWR